AGTGTCACTCCCCACCCCCGGGAGGGACAGACGCAGTGTCAGTGTCACTCCCCACCCCCCGGAGGGAAAGACACAGTGTGAGTGTCACTCCCCACCCCCAGGAGGGACAGACGCAGTGTCAGTGTCACTCCCCACCcccgggagggacagacagtgtcagtgtcactccccactccctggagggacagacagacacagtgcCAGTGTATCTCCCTACCtccgggagggacagacagacacagtgcCAGCACCCAGAAGGTTTATTTTACAGGGTCACAACCCGATGAAGGGGTTAGCAAACCTTTATAACACTTAAAGACAAAGTTCAGTCCCCTCAGTGTGAGTTGGTGGTTAATTCTGCTCCTGGATCTTTGATGACAGATTGGCTTCTGCTGAAGGTGGAAACTGCCAATCCGAGTCTTTTGGTTTTGAACACTGCTGTGGGTGGCGAGCTCCAAACAGTGTCCAGGTCAATCCCCGTGCACTCTGTGCCCATCCTTACCACCACCTGTAGTGGGCAAAGGCTCGATTGGCTTCGGCCATTTTGTGAAGGTCATGTTTCCTCTTGACCACGTTGCCCTCGTTGTTAAAGGCAGCGAGCAGCTCCTGGGACAGCTTCTCATACATGTGTGTGCGCCTGTGCCGATTCTCACGGCATTCAGTAATTAACCATTTCATGGCCAGGAAACGCCGGCGACTATCCTTAAGGGGCGTTGGAACCTGTaacaataaataattcaattagaaTTTCTTTTAAACCGTGAACCAGCAAGTTAACGAGCGAGGAGCTGAGCCCCACTCCcagtccagagactcgagcccataatccaggcctacactcccagtgcagtattgagggagtgctgcactgtcgaaagtgccgtcttttggatgagatgttaaactgaggccctgtccgccctctcaggtggatgtaaaagatccgacaACACTATTAGAAGAGTCGGGGAGTTGGTGATTtatctgttgtttgtgggatcttgacacgtttcctacattatatcagtgactgcacttcaaaagggctttattggctgtgaagcgctttaggacgtcctgaggttgtgaaaggcactgtataaatgtcaGTCTTTCTTTCACAGACCAGAATCTGCGAGGTTCAATCACCGCTGTGTTGAATAAGCAGGGGCGTTACTGGGGCACCACAGCAGGCCTCAGTGACCAgggcttgtgggggggggggggggggggaaagagagaactggcCAGACTTCATATTCCTGAACTCTACTGGAAGCAAATGTCTGCGCACAGAGTGGGTGTATGTACACTCGAGCATGTAAGTATGCGCGCACAAGTTGTGTACACACAGGTTGCGCATATACACGTGTGCACACACGGGTTGTGTACACACACGTGTATATGCGTGTGCGCGCACAGGTGGTGTGTACACGTGTATATATGTGCACAGTGTATCTATGCGTGCGTGCACAGGTTGTCTATGTACgcatgtgtgtacgtgtgtgtacagGCTGTGTGTAAGTGCACGCGTGTATATAAGTGTGCGCACAGATTGTGTATGTACATGTATATAAGTGTGCGCGGGCACAGGTTGTATGTACACATCCATATATACGTGCGTAGAGGTTGTGTGTATGTGCACATGTATATATGGGCGTGCGCACAGGTTGTGAGAATGTACATGTGTGTACACCAGTCAGGAAAGACCAGGAtcacctggggggagggagggaaggttgGACAGCCTGGCAACACCTGCTGTCcagacacatgaagaatggtcacttgtgtGGGGTTCAGAGGGTGGTTGAGGCTATTAAACTAAATCGGGGAAAGAGGCAGGGCCGGGGGCAAAGGGTGCAGAAGAAGCAAGAAACTGGATCAATAAAGAAAAAGAACAGGATGATAAGCAACTTTGTCTGCACAGTGGGAGTGTGGCAGCAAATGGGCGTACCTGGTACGTCTTGCCCCCTCGCTGTACATTGGTTAATCCAATGACAGGCTGACAGTTCTCTAGAGCCTGGTGGAAGATCTTGTGCGGGTTACACTCGATGACGTCCTTCTCCGACTCCGGGGCCTTGTGGTAACTTTCAACCTGCTTCCGTTTAATGGATTCAAAGGTCTAGGGAACACAATAGTCTCGTTAGAACACACACCATAACTCCACTCAGCGCTCCTCGGCTCCGCATATTACTCTCCGAGAGTAACGGACAGAGCGCTGATGCTActttcccatccccctccccccgattaaAGTATGTGTGCAGAGTGCGTGGAATTTTCCGGCACATCCGGGAGCGGGCAGCTCTCTCATCAACACCTGGCACAACATTTTTGGGGTCCTGAATGGGTTCGAGCCTAGAAGTGCAGGTCCCAATCTACTGGGACTGGAAAACATATCCAGCACAGTCGTACATGCTAACCATCCAAATTTGGGCTGCGCCTGAAGACAGCATTTTgcagtacaggtgggtacaggtctgtcagtgtacagCATTGGGGTGCAGTACAGGTAGGTACAGATCTGTcagtgtacaacactggggtacagtactggtgggtacaggtctgtcagtgtacaacactggggtacagtactggtgggtacaggtctgtcagtgtacaacactggggtacagtactggtgggtacaggtctgtcagtgtacaacactggggtacagtactggtgggtacaggtctgtcagtgtacaacactggggtacagtactggtgggtacaggtctgtcactgtataacactggggtacagtactggtgggtacaggtctgtcactgtataacactggggtacagtactggtgggtacaggtttgtcactgtataacactggggtacagtacataagaacttaagaaataggagcaggagtaggccatacggcccctcgggcctgctccgccattcaataagatcatggctgatcttcaacctcaaatccactttcccgactgattcccatatcccctggagtccaaaaaactatcaatctcagtcttgaatatactcaacgactgagcatccacagccctctggggtagagaattccaaagattcacaaccctctgagtgaagaaattcctcctcacctcagtcctaaatgtccaaccccttattctaagactgtgccccctagttctagactctccagccaggggaaacatcctctcagcatctaccctgtcaagccccctcagaatcttatgtttcaatgatgtcaccttcttcttctaaactccagagtataagaccattcgactcaatctctcctcacaggacaaccctctcatcccaggatctagtaaatctagtgaatcttcgctgcaccccctctaaggcaagtatatccttccttaggtaaggagaccaaaactgtacacagtactccaggtgtggtctcaccaaagcgctttacaattgcagcaagatttccttactcttatactccaacctccttgcaataaaggccaacattccatttgccttcctaattgcttgctggtacctgcatgttaaatttctgtgtttcatgtacagggacacccaaatccctctgaacaccaacatttaatagtttctcatcatttaaaaaatattcagtttttctatttttcctaccaaagtgaataacctcacatttccccacattatactccatctgccaccttcttgcccactcacttaaactgttcatatccctttgcagattctatgcgtcctcctcacatcttactttcccaccgagctttgtgtcgtcagcaaacttggatacattaccctcggtcccttcaactaagtttttaatatagattgtaaatagtcgaggcccaagcactgatccctgcggcaccccactagttacagcctgccaacctgaaaatgtgtAATaaactcttgtgtggcaccttatcgaatgccttttgaaaatccaaatatactacatccactggttcccctttatctaccctgctagttagaacctcaaaaaactctgaataaatttgtcaaacacaatttccctttcataaaaccatgttgactctgcctaatcataatatgattttctaaatgccctgttaccgtgtccttaataatggataccagcattttccctactactgatgtcaggctaactggcttatagttccctcttttctctctccatcctttcatagaatcatagaaaggttacagcatggaaggaggccattcagcccatcgagtccgtgcaggctccatgcaagagaaatccagctagtcccactcccccgccctattgccgaagccttgcaaattttttcttttcaactacttatccagttcccttttgaaggccatgattgaatctgcctccaccaccccctcgggcagtgcattccagatcataaccactcactgtgtaaagaagtttttcctcatgtcacctttggttcctttgtcaatcaccttaaatctatatcctctgttcttgacctttctgccaatgggaacagtttctctctatctactctgtctggaccctttgaacacctctatcaaatctcttttcaaccttctccgttccaaggagaacaaccccagcttctccagtctatccacataactgaagtcactcatccctggaatcattctagtaaatctcttctgcaccctctctaaagccttcacatctttcctaaagtgcagtgcccagaactggacacaatactccagttgtggctgcacctgtgtttataaaggttcatcatgacttccttgcttttgtactccatgcctctatttataaagcccaggatcccatatgcttttttaaccgctttctcaacctgtcctgccaccttcaacatttTGTAtacatatgcccccaggtctctgttccgataccctctcattccccagagatctctttctctcactctcctcattCCCAGGAGAGATCCCTTTCCCTCACTTCTCATTCcgtagagatccctttctcactgctcttaTTCCATAGAGATCTGTTTCTcttactgctctttccccagagatccCTTGCTCTCATATCCCAGAGATCACTTTCTCCCACTGCGCTCATTCCCTAcagatccctttctccctcattccctagagatcccttgtTCTCGCTGCTCTCATTCccaagatccctttctctctcgctgctctcattccctagagagaCTCTTTTCTCACTGCTCATTCCCTAgaaatccctttctccctcactgcTCATTCACttttctcactgctctcattccctagagatccctttctctctcattctctggagATCCCTTCCTCTTGATGCTCTCATTCCCAAGagatccctttctcactgctcagAGATCCCTCACTTCTCTCATTCCGTACAGGTCCctttctcattccctagagatccttTTTCTCTCTGCTCTCATTCCTTAGAAATCCCTTTCTCTGTCACCACTCACATTGCCGAGAGATCCCttactctcactgctctcattccccagaaagatccctttctccctcactgaTCTCATTCCCAAGAGATCCCTTCCTCCCTCACTGTTCATTCCCCGAgtgatccctttctccctcaaagcACATTAACCAGAGagactcctttctctctctctctctctctctttccccagagaCCCCATTCTCTCTCGCTGCTCATTCCCTAAAGATTGGTGCCTCTCATTGCTCTCATTCCCCAAGGAGATCCCTTCCCCTCACTGCTCTCATTTCCCAGAAAGATCCCTTTCCCTCTCGCTGCTCTCATCCCCCAGAGATTACTTACTCTCACTGCTAATTCCCTAGAAATCACTTTTtcccactgctctcattccctagataCCTTTCCccatcactgctctcattccctagataTCCTTTCCACTCACTGCTTTCATTCCCtaaagatccctttctctctcgctgCTCTCAATCCCTAAAGATCCCTTTCTCTGATCTTTCCCGAGATCCCTTTCTTACTGCtttcattccctagagatcccttcatctcactgctcattccccagtgagatcccttcctctcactgctctcattccccagtgagatcccttcctctcactgctctcattctccAGTGAGATCCCTTGCGCCAGTACTGCTCTCATTCCCCCAAGATTCCTTTTTCACTGCCCTCATGCCCCATAGATCCCTTTCtcgctcactgctctcattcccgagagatccctttctccctcattgctCCCATTCCCCAAAGAGATCCCttcctctcactgctctcattcccaagagatccctttctccctcactggTCTACTTGCCTAGAGACCCCTTTCCCTCTCACTGTTCTccttccctagagatccctttatctctctgctctcattccctcagatccctttctctcactgctctcattcctcagagatctctttctctctctgctcattccctagagatccgtttctccatcactgctctcattccctagagatccctttcacCCTCACTGGTCTACTTGCCTAGAGATCCCTttcgctctcattccctagagatccctttctcactgctcccatTCCCTAGagattcctttctccatcacagCTCTCATTCCAGAGATCCCttcctctcactgctctcattccctggaGATCCCTTTCTCCCTAACTGCTCATTCcccagagatccctttctctcactgctctcattccctagagagaGATctttctcactgctctcattccctagagatccctttctccctctgtgCTCATTCATGAGAACCCTTTCACCAtaactgctctcattccctagagatccctttctccctcactggTCTACCTGCCTAGAGATCCCTTCCTCCATCACCGCTTGCATTCCCTAGAGATCCATTTTTCTCACTGCtttcattccctagagatccctttctcttaCTGCACTTATTCCCTCGAGATCCATCTCTCACTGGTCTCATTCCTTCCCTCTCACCGCTATCCTTCCCTCGAGATCCCTCTCACTGCTCATTCcccagagatccctttctctctcgctaTCACTCCCTATAggtccctttctctcactgcaccCATCCCCTAGAGATCTCTTTCTCTCACTGCACCATTTTCGAGATCCCTTTCTCCATCGCTGCTCTCATTcacgagatccctttctctcactgctctcattccccagAGATATCCCTTTATCTCTCACtgttctcattccctagagatcacTTCCTCTCGCTGCTCTCATTCCCCAGAGATCCTTTTTCTCACTgccattccctagagatccctttctcactGCACACATTCCCTGgatatccctttctctcactgctcccgtTTCCCAGCGAtatccctttctcactgctctcattccctagagatccctggtctctcactgctctcattccctcaaaATCCCTTTCTCTCTTgatgctctcattccctagaggtccccttctctctcactgctcactccctagagatccctttctcactGCACCCATTCCCGAGAGATACCTTTCTTTCAAAGCTCTCATTCCCCAGAGATATCCCTTTCTctatcactgctctcattccccagAGATCCCTTCCTCTCAATGCTTTCTTTCCCTGGAGATCCCTTTCACTctcactgttcattctccacagaAAGATCCTTTCTCTCATTGCTCTAAttctagagatccctttctcactgaacacattccctagagatccctttcactcactactcccattccccagagagatccctttctcactactcccattccccagagagatccctttctcactgctctcattccctcaaaATCCCTTTCCCTCTTGATGCTCTAAATCCCTAGAGATCCCCTtctgtctcactgctctcattccaaAAGTCCCTTTCTCACCGTTCTCCATTGCGAGAGATTGCaattctcactgctctcattccccagagatccctttctctctcactgctctcattccccagagagatccctttctctctcactgctctcattccccagAGAGATCCCTTTCTCAATGCACCCATTCCCTAGAGATCTCTTTATCCATCACTGCTTTCATTCCCTAgagctcccttcctctctctgctttcaggggcactgctcattctccagagatccctttctctctgctCTAATTCCCTAGAGatccatttatctcactgctctcAATCCCCAGATATCCCTTTCTCTCTTGCtgatctcattccctagagatccctctctctctcactgctctcattacctagagatccctctctctctcactgctcgcaTTCCCTaaagatccctttctctcactgctcgcATTCCCTaaagatccctttctctcactgctcgcATTCCCTaaagatccctttctctcactgctcgcATTCCCtaaagatccctttctctctcactgctcgcattccctttctcactgctctcattccccagagttcctttctctcactgctctcattccatGGAGATCCCTTtccctctcattccctagagatccttttccctcactctcattccctagagatccctttcacTCTCGCTGCTCTCATTCGCTAGAGAACCCTTTCTCTTTTACTGCTGTCATTCCCTTAagatccctttccctctctcattccctagagatcctttctctctctgctctcattcccgagagatccctttctctcactgctctcattcatGAGATCCCTTTTCTCCCTTCCCTGTCCCTCATTGCCATTCCCATCCAGATTCTAACTGCTTGGCCTGAAGTTTGTCAGGATACACGGAGGGAATGCTGACCCCTACCTTACTTATTATCGATCTGGACAGCAATTTCTGACCACCCTGCATCATCATGTTGGTGAATTTGCTGAAAGATATAATAATATTAAAAAGTTATTTCCttggttttttaaaatttaattttgtcAACATCAAGGCAATCAAACATAAATTAGGGAACAGAGGAGGTGGTTCGGGACTGTAAAACTCGAAACAAACACCCAAAATATGAGTGTCACAAACACTAATTAACTGGGAGTTCAGACAATGCCCCTCCACCCACGGTGGAGGCGGCCGGTGGTGGGAGGTGAATTCAACAAGTGATGTCCAAGGCAATGCGGAGGAAGGAGCAGCAGGAACTCGAGGTCATCTAAGTACTTAATTATTATACACTTTCTAAACTATGAAACCTAAATAaaagttaaataaatatttaaataaatgaaTCAGAGTAATTAATTAAATCTAAGGTGACAAAATAAACTGTGGAATgtaccaacattaaagggaccCAAACAGTATTAAAGTAATATCTGGCATACATAAATAATCAGAGTAATAAATTACCAATTAATTAGTTATAAAACTATTCCAACAACGAATTAATACTAGGCCTCAAGTGATCCTATTAGCTTCAGAGATAAATTAAATTAATAAATAAAGATGAGAGATGTCAGCGCAGGCAGTGTGTcgggactgcagtatgtgggacagtgagactgtccgaGATtgcaacatctgcagtaaaagtctccgccttgagacactccagctcagagtccttgagctggagtgcgggtcagagacactccgacacataagggagggggaggaatttctggatagTTTACACCAGAATGTAGTCACACCACGtacagagatacaggtacaggaaagggagagtgtgactgatagtcagcagggtagggggaactgaggggtgatggaggaggaggttccgcagaaactgatcctatccaacaggtacaatgtacttgatacctgtgaggataaggagaaaGACTGCGgagaggacagccagaatgctgacccaGGCACGGGGGAGCAGGGGGCTGTCCAAAGGGGGTTGGAgcagaatagaaacatagaagttaaaggggattcaataattaaggggatagatagcatcctttGCAGTCACAATCAAGAGTTGTGTTATCTACTTGGTATCAAGGTAAGGGATATCTCATTGCGGCTAGAGAAGAacctggaaagggagggggaagatccattTGGCGTGGTCCATGTCGGgtccaacgacataggaaagaactGGGAGGCGGTCCTGCTGAGGGAGCATCAGgagttaggagctaaattaaaagacAGGACCTCGAGGGtaataatctcgggattactacccaagccacgtgctaattggcgtaggggcaaacagatcaggaaggtgaacgtGTGGCTgaatgactggtgtgggaaggaggggttccatttcatggaacactggcaccagtactgggacaggaaggagctgttccACTGGGGCAGGCTGTGcctgaaccaggctgggaccaaggGCCTAGTTGAAAGGATAAAAAGGGCTGCAGAAAGGATTTTAAACCAATAAaacggtgggggggcgggggcagaaataaaaataaaattaggctaaagattaaaaaagggatgagagcaaagtcCAGATCATCAATAGTGTTAaaggtaatataaatacttcaggttcagaaaaaaatataggaaataatgacaagataatttaTCAAAATACAACAAAAAACAAGGAGTGTGATAAGTTAAAATGTGTTAAAACATCAGGGCAAAAGGGCAGGGTAAGGTCTGTTACCAAAATAAGACTTCTACACACTAATGCACATAGCACAgggaataaaacaagtgaattagtAGTACCAATTCAGCTTAGAGTATGATGTAGTGGccatcactgagacctggctacaagctgggcgTAACTGTGAGATAAATATATCagattataaggtctttagaaaggacagcgaaattggaaaaggaggagtagcaatattgataaggGACATTATGACAGCATTAGAAAGTGGGGATATCAGTcagggtgagcaggcagtagaAACTTTCTGGGTAGAATTAAGGAATAGAAAAGGAAGCAAGACTTTGGTgagagttgtctacagacctccagACGGCAGTGATAAAGTAGCGGGATGCAAGATCacggagatcagagaagcttgttCCAAAAACAGAGTAGTTATAATAGGAGACTTCAATTTTTATAtaaactgggagaagcagaacagcttgAGCCCCAAAGGCAGCGAATGTTTTGAGTGTATTCGAGATAAATTTCTGGAACAATGtgttcttgaaccaacaagagaacaggccatattagatttagtgatgagtaatgagcctgaatCAATAATCTGATGCTAAGGGAATAGCgagctaacagtgaccataagatgattgaatttgataataggtttgagagggagaagggtgagtcacAAACTAAGGTTTCAAATTTAGGTAAAGCTgactttggagggatgaggcagaaattgTCCACAGTAGACTGGGCAGAATTATTAAaggataaaactacagatgaacagtgggaggtattcaaagaaatatttggtagaatacaagacctgtacatacccctaaagggcaagaggttTACTCTCGCAATTAAACAATGTTGGTCAACAAGGGaagggcaggatgtgactagtggtgtccccagggatctgtactggggcctcagcttttcactatatttataaatgacttagatgaaggaatagagagctgtatatctaagtttgctgatgacactaagttaggtggcacagtaaatagtgtagatagtgtcctttagggaaggaagcctgccgcccttacccggtctggcctatatgtgactccagatccacagcaatgtggttgattcttaatttgccccctgaaatggcctagcaagccactcagttgtaaaatctcgctacgaaaagtcataacaagaataaaaccggacggaccacccggcatcggaccactaggcaccggacacgacaacggcaaaccaagcccagtcgaccctgcaaagtcctcttcactaacatctggggacttgtaccaaaattgggagagctgtcccacagactagtcaagcaacagcctgacatagccatactcacagaatcatatctttcagccaacatcccagactcttccatcaccatccctgggtatgtcctgtcccaccggcaggacagacccaccagaggtggcggtacagtgatatacagtcaggagggagtggccctgggagtcctcaacattgactctggaccccatgaaatctcatggcatcaggtcaaacatgggcaaggaaacctcctgctgattaccacctaccgtcctccctcagctgatggactgcagcggttcaagaaggcggctcaccaccaccttctcgagggcaattagggatgggcaataaatgctggcctcgccagcgacgcccacatcccgtgaacgaataaaaaaaaaaatcagtcctcctccatgttgagcaccacttggaggaagcactgagggtagcaagggcacaaaatgtactctgggtgggggacttcaatgtccatcaccaagagtggctcggtagcaccactactgaccgagctggccgagtcctgaaggacatagctgccagattgggcctgcggtggtgagagaaccaacacgagggaaaaacttacttgacctcgtcctcaccaatctacctgtcacaaatgcatctgtccatgacagtattggtaggagtgaccaccgcacagtcctcgtggagatgaagtcccgtcttcgcactgaggacaccagccaacgtgttgtgtggcactaccaccgtgctaaatgggatagattcagaacagatctagcagctcaaaactgggcatccatgaggcgctgtgggtcatcagcagcagcagaattgtattccagcacaatctgtaacctcatggcctggcatattcctcactctaccattaccaacaagccaggggatcaaccctggttcaatgaggagtgtagaagagcatgccaggagcagcacaggcgtacctaaaaatgaggtgccaacctggtgaagctacaactcaggactacatgcatgctaaacagcgg
The nucleotide sequence above comes from Heptranchias perlo isolate sHepPer1 chromosome 23, sHepPer1.hap1, whole genome shotgun sequence. Encoded proteins:
- the mrps7 gene encoding small ribosomal subunit protein uS7m; translation: MAVARSCRLALERAVRPGLGGLSGKGRDPGVIQVRWSRYNPYYLEPEMTKERDRTPAAELSPEERAALELKAVRPIKAAPNSRTSSVFSDPLISKFTNMMMQGGQKLLSRSIISKTFESIKRKQVESYHKAPESEKDVIECNPHKIFHQALENCQPVIGLTNVQRGGKTYQVPTPLKDSRRRFLAMKWLITECRENRHRRTHMYEKLSQELLAAFNNEGNVVKRKHDLHKMAEANRAFAHYRWW